A section of the Candidatus Thioglobus autotrophicus genome encodes:
- a CDS encoding metal-dependent hydrolase — protein MDSITQFSLGAAIGIAVSPKKTAKVALISGLVATIPDLDIFLSHADDLTSTIKHRGFSHALFYLSLISPLIAVLLYKCFSLISYFRWWLLVFLVLITHTILDSLTIYGTSLFLPFSDFKVMIGSIFVIDPIYTLPLIISISYLFIKKKLLFVHNISFNTIALIFSQVYLLSTFLIQQAIVPNGKSFATPTPFNSLLWRVVIMEDDYIRQYFVDIFGNKGMEIKVENRHYLKNINSQVVNKYADFSSDFYNLAIDNNKLILQDLRMGNIKNPSFSFVVAEFSKGKWMAVVPSRNAMNFQLKGMFANEQL, from the coding sequence ATGGACTCTATTACTCAATTTAGTCTCGGAGCTGCTATTGGAATAGCTGTTTCACCCAAGAAAACAGCCAAAGTTGCACTTATTTCAGGGCTTGTGGCAACCATTCCAGATCTGGATATTTTTCTTAGTCATGCAGATGATTTAACTAGCACTATTAAGCATAGAGGTTTTTCACATGCTTTGTTTTATTTATCTTTAATTTCCCCGTTAATCGCTGTATTACTATATAAGTGTTTTTCTTTGATTAGCTATTTTCGCTGGTGGCTATTAGTTTTTCTTGTGTTAATAACACATACAATTCTAGATAGTTTGACAATTTACGGCACTTCTTTGTTCCTGCCTTTTAGTGATTTTAAAGTTATGATAGGATCTATTTTTGTGATTGATCCTATTTATACGTTGCCACTAATAATTAGCATCTCTTATCTTTTCATCAAGAAAAAACTGTTATTTGTTCATAATATTTCATTTAATACAATCGCGCTTATTTTTTCACAAGTGTATTTGTTATCTACATTTTTAATCCAGCAAGCAATCGTGCCAAATGGCAAGTCTTTTGCAACTCCTACGCCATTTAACAGTTTGTTGTGGCGAGTTGTTATTATGGAGGATGATTATATTAGACAATATTTTGTTGATATTTTTGGAAACAAAGGTATGGAAATCAAAGTTGAAAATCGTCATTATTTAAAAAATATTAATAGCCAAGTGGTTAATAAGTATGCTGATTTTTCCAGTGATTTTTACAACTTGGCTATTGATAATAATAAACTGATATTGCAAGATCTTAGGATGGGAAATATTAAAAATCCATCTTTTAGTTTTGTTGTGGCTGAATTTAGTAAGGGTAAATGGATGGCTGTAGTGCCTTCTAGAAATGCAATGAATTTTCAGTTGAAAGGTATGTTTGCTAACGAGCAATTATGA
- the cas6 gene encoding type I-MYXAN CRISPR-associated protein Cas6/Cmx6, giving the protein MFWQEDTNEEHFTLSERIQEASFKIQSKILPMDHSFLLAQALLKHLPWLADINAGIHDIGVADGNGWEQSKTGGFYHPSRRSKLTLRITKERLKDVQSLVGKTLDLGDYEIKVVKFINNKLLSDLPVLFAKQVACEQSLSEDDFLKLCYQQLSEMGIQVKKMMAGLEHNIQTDNGTIHTRSLMVADLKKDESVLLQEKGLGDHRLLGCGLFIPQKGIETIDS; this is encoded by the coding sequence ATGTTTTGGCAAGAAGACACCAATGAAGAGCATTTTACGCTTTCTGAGAGGATTCAAGAGGCTAGCTTTAAAATCCAGTCAAAAATATTACCGATGGATCATAGCTTTCTGCTGGCACAAGCCCTGCTTAAACATCTACCTTGGTTGGCAGATATCAATGCTGGTATTCATGATATTGGCGTGGCTGATGGCAATGGCTGGGAGCAAAGCAAAACCGGCGGATTCTACCATCCTTCAAGACGCTCCAAACTCACCTTGCGTATTACTAAAGAGCGTCTAAAAGACGTGCAGTCATTGGTTGGCAAAACCCTTGATTTGGGCGATTATGAAATTAAAGTCGTTAAATTCATCAATAACAAACTGTTGAGTGATCTACCGGTTTTGTTTGCCAAACAAGTTGCCTGCGAGCAAAGTTTGAGTGAAGATGATTTTTTAAAATTATGCTATCAGCAGTTGTCTGAAATGGGGATTCAAGTTAAAAAAATGATGGCCGGCCTTGAGCACAACATTCAAACAGATAACGGCACAATTCACACCAGATCGCTGATGGTGGCCGACCTTAAAAAAGACGAATCCGTCTTATTGCAAGAAAAAGGCCTGGGCGATCATCGCCTACTAGGTTGTGGACTATTCATTCCTCAAAAAGGTATTGAAACCATCGATAGCTAG
- the rnc gene encoding ribonuclease III produces the protein MEKLQQKLNYQFKDLSLLELALTHRSVGKKNNERLEFLGDSILGLVISRELYKRFSHVEEGKLSRLRSHLVRGQTLAKFGLALNLADILILGSGELKSGGYRRESIQADAVEAIFGAILLDSDLETINTVILVLFKELLDGIDPNDSLKDPKTQLQEYLQKRSNALPKYELIKTVGKDHNAVFTVNCFLKDQNMQTSQDAKSLKRAEQACAQVLLKKLKEIK, from the coding sequence ATGGAAAAATTACAACAAAAACTCAACTATCAATTTAAAGACCTGTCTTTGCTCGAGCTGGCGTTAACGCATCGTAGTGTTGGTAAGAAAAATAATGAACGTCTAGAATTTTTAGGCGATAGTATTTTAGGACTGGTAATTTCACGAGAGCTGTACAAACGCTTTAGTCATGTTGAAGAGGGCAAGCTGTCACGTTTGAGATCGCATTTAGTTCGAGGCCAAACATTGGCTAAATTTGGCTTGGCGTTAAATTTAGCAGATATATTAATTTTGGGCTCAGGCGAGCTAAAAAGTGGTGGCTACCGACGTGAATCAATTCAGGCGGATGCGGTTGAGGCTATCTTTGGCGCTATTTTGCTGGATTCTGATTTAGAGACGATTAATACCGTTATCTTGGTTTTGTTTAAAGAGCTTTTAGACGGAATCGATCCAAACGATTCACTAAAAGATCCCAAAACCCAGCTTCAGGAATATTTGCAAAAGCGTAGTAACGCTTTACCTAAATACGAATTAATTAAAACAGTGGGCAAAGATCATAACGCTGTTTTTACTGTTAACTGTTTTTTAAAGGATCAAAATATGCAAACAAGCCAAGATGCTAAAAGCCTTAAACGTGCTGAACAAGCTTGTGCACAGGTGCTTTTAAAAAAACTCAAGGAGATTAAATAA
- a CDS encoding peroxiredoxin codes for MSKVQTINCKATSNLDVSIPDTKERNIVLYFYPKDATSGCTLEGQDFRDNHQAFVDANCVIYGVSKDSIVSHEKFKKNQSFPFELISDEDGTLCEAFGAWQLKSRNGEEKMGIVRSTFVISPEGDILKSWDKVAVGGHVEEVLAVVQSL; via the coding sequence ATGAGTAAAGTTCAAACAATCAACTGCAAAGCAACCAGTAATTTAGACGTTAGCATTCCTGATACAAAAGAACGCAACATTGTGCTGTATTTCTATCCTAAAGATGCCACTTCAGGCTGTACACTTGAAGGTCAAGACTTTAGAGATAATCACCAAGCCTTTGTCGATGCGAATTGCGTAATCTATGGTGTATCAAAAGACAGTATAGTTAGCCATGAAAAATTCAAAAAAAACCAATCCTTTCCGTTTGAGCTAATCTCTGATGAAGACGGCACGCTATGTGAAGCATTTGGCGCTTGGCAATTAAAGTCTAGAAATGGTGAGGAAAAAATGGGCATCGTACGCTCCACCTTTGTTATCAGCCCTGAGGGTGATATCCTTAAATCTTGGGATAAGGTTGCAGTAGGCGGTCATGTTGAAGAAGTTTTAGCAGTGGTTCAATCGCTATGA
- the thyA gene encoding thymidylate synthase, producing MKAYIDIGKQILDEGVWLENARTGQKTLTIIGATFEHDLSDGTVPVVTTKKLFWKSAIAEMLGYIRGYSSAAQFRAIGCNTWNANANDNQAWLDNPHRKGEDDMGMCYGVIGRAFPGIEDDEPLDQYKKIVTDLSKGVDDRREIMTFNHPNLIHRACLPACMHTHHFNLLGDDLYLESYQRSSDYALGQPFNHFQVAFLLLITAQITGKKAKKMRHHLSNVHLYENQVEIFKNQQVDREPLALPSLKINPEIKTLEDLETWVTMDDFELLDYQHHDPVKYPFTV from the coding sequence ATGAAAGCATATATTGATATTGGAAAACAAATTTTAGACGAAGGTGTGTGGCTGGAGAATGCCCGCACTGGGCAAAAAACGCTCACCATTATTGGTGCAACTTTCGAGCATGATTTGTCAGATGGTACCGTGCCCGTAGTCACCACCAAAAAGCTTTTTTGGAAATCTGCCATTGCTGAGATGTTGGGCTATATTCGTGGTTATAGCTCTGCGGCTCAATTTAGAGCGATAGGGTGTAATACCTGGAACGCTAACGCTAATGACAACCAAGCTTGGCTAGATAACCCGCACCGCAAAGGTGAAGACGATATGGGTATGTGCTACGGAGTGATTGGGCGAGCTTTTCCTGGTATCGAAGATGATGAGCCACTTGATCAGTATAAAAAGATTGTGACAGATCTATCAAAAGGTGTGGACGATAGACGTGAGATTATGACTTTTAATCATCCTAATCTTATTCATCGGGCGTGTTTGCCGGCGTGTATGCATACTCATCATTTTAATTTACTCGGTGATGATTTGTATTTAGAGAGTTATCAGCGTAGTAGTGATTACGCCTTAGGTCAGCCGTTTAATCATTTTCAGGTGGCATTCTTGCTACTGATTACTGCACAAATTACCGGCAAAAAAGCTAAAAAAATGCGCCATCATTTATCTAATGTGCATTTGTATGAAAATCAAGTAGAAATTTTTAAAAACCAGCAAGTGGATCGCGAACCATTGGCATTGCCAAGTCTTAAAATTAATCCAGAAATTAAGACACTAGAGGATCTAGAAACTTGGGTTACCATGGATGATTTTGAGTTGCTTGATTATCAACATCATGATCCGGTTAAATATCCATTCACTGTATAA
- a CDS encoding peroxiredoxin, with translation MNKVQPITCSATSNLDVSIPDPQGCNIILYFYPKDATPGCTTEGQDFRDNHQAFIDANAVIYGVSKDSLAKHEKFKAKQAFPFELISDEQGELCEVFKVWQLKKFMGREYMGIVRSTFIISPEGDILKSWNKVRVKGHVNEVLEALQSL, from the coding sequence ATGAATAAAGTTCAACCCATTACCTGCTCTGCAACCAGTAATTTAGACGTTAGTATTCCTGACCCACAAGGATGCAATATTATTCTGTACTTCTACCCCAAGGATGCGACGCCAGGTTGTACCACCGAAGGCCAAGATTTTAGAGATAACCATCAAGCCTTTATTGATGCAAACGCGGTTATTTATGGCGTGTCAAAAGACAGCTTAGCAAAACATGAGAAATTTAAAGCCAAGCAAGCCTTTCCGTTTGAGCTAATCTCTGATGAACAGGGTGAACTATGCGAGGTGTTCAAAGTATGGCAGTTGAAAAAATTCATGGGTAGAGAGTATATGGGTATTGTGCGCTCCACCTTTATTATTAGCCCTGAGGGCGATATCCTTAAATCTTGGAATAAAGTCAGGGTTAAAGGTCATGTTAATGAGGTCTTGGAAGCGCTCCAGTCTCTATGA
- the recO gene encoding DNA repair protein RecO, producing the protein MTKVDLIPAFLIHRRAFKDSSLLLDFFTLEHGKIRLVGRGLRNSKTPIQVFQHLKISYRGKGDLKSLNHWEADDIPRQLKGDHLILGMYVNELISRLLHEQDPHFELFEIYKKFIENLATIESLSSHWLLRLFEHQLLTELGYGVDFSCDMTGDEIQLDAVYEYQHQGGFFRSVAGKILGKSINQLLADDINNMPDLEQLKACRDLNRQRLNPLLGNKPLQSRALFFSK; encoded by the coding sequence ATGACAAAAGTTGATCTAATTCCGGCTTTTTTAATCCACCGAAGAGCTTTTAAAGATAGTTCTTTGTTATTAGATTTTTTTACGCTTGAGCACGGCAAAATTAGGCTGGTGGGTCGAGGCTTGCGCAATTCAAAAACACCCATTCAAGTCTTTCAACATTTAAAAATTTCTTATCGTGGCAAGGGAGACTTGAAAAGTCTCAATCATTGGGAGGCGGATGATATTCCTAGGCAACTTAAAGGCGATCATCTGATTTTAGGTATGTATGTGAATGAGTTAATTTCAAGACTTTTGCATGAACAAGATCCGCACTTTGAATTGTTTGAAATTTATAAAAAATTTATTGAAAACTTAGCGACGATCGAGTCTTTGTCGAGTCACTGGCTGTTGCGTTTATTTGAGCATCAGCTGTTAACCGAGCTGGGCTATGGTGTGGATTTTTCCTGTGATATGACGGGGGATGAAATTCAGCTGGATGCAGTCTACGAATATCAGCATCAAGGTGGATTTTTTAGAAGTGTTGCGGGTAAAATATTGGGAAAATCAATCAACCAGTTGTTAGCAGATGATATTAATAACATGCCAGATTTAGAACAGCTCAAGGCCTGTAGAGATCTTAACCGTCAGCGACTAAACCCTTTACTAGGCAACAAACCCTTGCAAAGTCGAGCATTATTTTTTAGCAAATAA
- the acpS gene encoding holo-ACP synthase, whose protein sequence is MIYGVGTDIINIERVEHILTKNKDGFVRRVLSEHEQSLFANKGDSASYCAKRFAAKEAFAKALGTGIGKVVSFQDLSVRNNDNGKPYFIPSEKLRLYLLSKNIKQAHLSLSDEKLNAVAFVVLELGEEKEGQPKDYGTTF, encoded by the coding sequence GTGATTTACGGCGTAGGCACAGATATCATTAATATTGAGCGTGTTGAGCACATCTTAACCAAGAATAAAGACGGCTTTGTTAGGCGTGTATTGTCTGAACATGAGCAGTCATTGTTTGCTAATAAAGGCGATAGCGCCTCATACTGTGCTAAACGCTTTGCTGCCAAAGAAGCCTTTGCAAAAGCGCTGGGGACAGGCATTGGCAAAGTGGTTAGTTTTCAAGATTTAAGTGTTCGCAATAATGACAATGGCAAGCCGTATTTCATTCCGAGTGAGAAATTGCGCCTTTATTTGCTGAGTAAAAATATTAAACAAGCACATTTAAGCTTGTCCGATGAAAAGCTTAATGCAGTGGCATTTGTGGTATTGGAGCTGGGTGAGGAAAAAGAAGGACAACCAAAGGATTACGGTACCACTTTTTAA
- the lgt gene encoding prolipoprotein diacylglyceryl transferase, whose product MIYPTINPIALDLGFIQIYWYGLMYLGAFLAAYFLANYRAKQSDHWNPQQVEDLIFYGAIGVIVGGRLGYMLFYNLPHFLSDPLSIFAIQGGGMSFHGGFLGVLLAMVLFNRKYHKSFFTTMDFVAPLVPLGLGFGRMGNFINGELWGKVTTSPLGMFIQEQGVARYPSQLYEAFLEGLVLFIILWVYSQKSRPLMSVSALFLIFYGLFRFIIEFVRVPDVQLGYLAFDWLTMGQLLSLPMIVLGVYLIFKAKK is encoded by the coding sequence ATGATTTATCCAACTATTAATCCCATTGCCCTAGATCTAGGTTTTATCCAAATCTATTGGTATGGATTAATGTATCTCGGCGCTTTTTTAGCGGCTTATTTTTTGGCGAATTATCGCGCTAAGCAATCTGATCATTGGAATCCACAGCAAGTTGAAGACCTGATTTTCTATGGCGCTATTGGTGTCATTGTTGGCGGTCGTTTGGGTTATATGTTGTTTTATAACTTGCCACATTTTTTATCTGACCCACTCTCGATTTTTGCCATTCAAGGTGGCGGCATGTCATTTCATGGCGGATTTTTAGGCGTGTTACTGGCTATGGTGCTGTTTAATCGAAAATACCATAAAAGCTTTTTTACCACCATGGATTTTGTTGCACCCTTGGTGCCGTTAGGTTTGGGCTTTGGTAGAATGGGTAATTTTATCAATGGTGAGCTTTGGGGTAAAGTAACCACCAGTCCTTTAGGTATGTTTATCCAAGAGCAGGGCGTGGCTCGCTATCCATCACAATTGTATGAGGCCTTTTTAGAAGGCCTGGTGTTGTTTATTATTCTTTGGGTGTATAGTCAAAAATCGCGACCTTTGATGTCAGTTTCAGCGCTATTTTTAATTTTCTACGGACTCTTTAGATTTATAATTGAATTTGTTCGAGTGCCTGATGTGCAGTTAGGCTACTTGGCGTTTGATTGGCTTACCATGGGGCAATTATTAAGCCTACCGATGATTGTTTTAGGTGTTTATCTTATTTTTAAAGCAAAAAAATGA
- a CDS encoding thioredoxin fold domain-containing protein, translating into MRTLILIFSLLILQPSLATEHVKKAEFLGGKVVDELPNWFKASFMDFSEDLEEAADEGKHVMIYFHQDGCPYCAKLVQDNFHDDDLVAKLKQDFDVIETNMWGDRELVDWQGNDYTEKEFSAKMKIQFTPTTLFLNSKGDILLRLNGYQSIDKMHATLDYISQKTYFNQSYASYLNSLKKDTSGTLNAHAIFEQGPHMLARNKTLPAQKYLAVFFEEPNCLECNDFYQQLMPLEETQKHLKQMQVVRFNTLSDEKLITPAGKRTTAKDWYNELNLTYKPAIVFFDKTGEEIIRRDAFFKAYHTHGIMTYVLSGEYKTQPNFQRYLEHKSDILREQGITVDLWK; encoded by the coding sequence ATGCGGACCTTAATTCTAATATTTTCACTACTAATCTTACAACCATCACTAGCCACAGAGCACGTTAAAAAGGCAGAATTTTTAGGCGGTAAAGTCGTTGACGAACTGCCTAATTGGTTTAAAGCCAGCTTCATGGATTTTTCTGAAGACTTGGAAGAGGCAGCAGATGAGGGTAAGCACGTGATGATTTATTTTCACCAAGACGGCTGTCCTTATTGTGCCAAACTCGTACAAGATAATTTTCATGATGATGATTTAGTCGCTAAATTAAAACAAGATTTTGACGTCATTGAAACCAATATGTGGGGGGATCGTGAACTGGTTGATTGGCAAGGAAATGATTACACTGAAAAAGAATTTTCAGCCAAAATGAAAATCCAATTTACACCAACAACTTTGTTTTTAAACTCAAAAGGTGATATTTTGCTTAGGCTTAATGGCTATCAATCGATTGATAAAATGCACGCCACACTTGATTATATTTCCCAAAAAACCTATTTTAATCAATCTTACGCTAGCTACCTTAATAGCCTTAAAAAAGACACCTCAGGCACACTAAATGCCCATGCTATTTTCGAGCAAGGCCCACATATGCTAGCTCGAAACAAGACCCTGCCTGCACAAAAATACTTAGCGGTATTTTTCGAAGAGCCAAATTGTCTAGAATGTAATGATTTTTATCAACAACTCATGCCACTCGAAGAAACTCAAAAGCATCTAAAACAAATGCAAGTTGTACGCTTTAATACACTCTCTGATGAAAAGCTCATCACCCCTGCTGGTAAGCGCACCACCGCTAAAGATTGGTACAATGAGCTGAACCTTACTTACAAACCAGCCATTGTATTTTTTGATAAAACAGGCGAGGAGATTATTCGCAGAGATGCTTTTTTCAAGGCCTATCACACTCACGGAATTATGACTTATGTACTCTCAGGTGAATACAAAACGCAGCCAAACTTCCAGCGTTATCTTGAGCATAAATCAGACATTTTGAGAGAGCAAGGAATCACTGTAGATCTTTGGAAATAG
- the pdxJ gene encoding pyridoxine 5'-phosphate synthase produces the protein MSIYLGINIDHIATLRQARGTHYPSPIDGALLCEQSGADSITLHLREDRRHIQDSDVEILREKLTTKMNLEMATTDEMIAIASRIKPEDCCLVPEKREELTTEGGLEVASQISRMTDVCAQLAESNIIVSLFIDAQKDQIDAAKMCGAPVIELHTGHYANTQGAEQQQEFERIKSMASYAHSIGLQVNAGHGLTRENTTAIAELPEIVELNIGHSIIARAVFVGLEQATREMKELMLKARV, from the coding sequence ATGAGTATTTATTTAGGAATTAACATTGACCATATTGCCACCTTAAGGCAAGCACGTGGCACCCACTATCCGTCTCCAATTGACGGGGCGTTATTATGCGAGCAATCTGGCGCTGATAGCATCACTCTGCATTTGCGTGAAGATAGGCGTCATATTCAAGATTCTGATGTAGAAATTCTGCGTGAAAAACTCACCACTAAAATGAATTTAGAGATGGCAACGACTGATGAGATGATTGCTATTGCCAGTAGAATTAAGCCAGAAGATTGCTGTTTGGTACCTGAAAAACGTGAAGAGCTGACCACCGAAGGCGGGCTTGAAGTTGCTAGCCAAATCTCAAGAATGACAGATGTATGTGCTCAGCTGGCCGAATCCAATATCATTGTATCGCTTTTTATTGATGCACAAAAAGATCAGATTGATGCAGCTAAGATGTGTGGTGCGCCGGTGATTGAGCTGCATACTGGACACTACGCTAATACTCAAGGCGCGGAGCAGCAACAAGAATTTGAGCGAATTAAATCCATGGCAAGCTATGCGCATTCAATTGGCTTACAAGTTAATGCAGGACATGGGCTGACACGTGAAAATACCACAGCAATTGCTGAATTGCCTGAAATTGTGGAGCTAAATATTGGTCATTCTATTATTGCCAGAGCGGTGTTTGTAGGACTTGAGCAGGCAACGCGCGAAATGAAAGAGCTGATGCTTAAGGCCAGAGTGTGA
- a CDS encoding zinc ribbon domain-containing protein YjdM: MSLPNCPQCQSEYIYEDGNLFICPECAHEFSADDLNEQEEVVKDANGNILVDGDTVTVIKDLKIKGTSNAVKVGTKVKNIHLCEGDHNIDCKIPGFGAMKLKSEFVKKV, encoded by the coding sequence ATGAGCCTACCTAACTGTCCACAATGCCAATCTGAATATATCTACGAAGACGGCAATCTTTTTATTTGCCCTGAATGTGCACATGAATTTTCAGCGGATGATTTGAATGAACAAGAGGAAGTAGTTAAGGATGCTAATGGCAACATACTGGTAGATGGTGATACGGTAACTGTTATTAAAGATCTAAAAATCAAAGGCACTTCAAACGCAGTAAAAGTTGGCACAAAGGTTAAAAACATCCACCTGTGCGAAGGTGATCATAATATTGATTGCAAAATTCCTGGCTTTGGTGCGATGAAGCTTAAATCAGAATTTGTGAAAAAAGTTTAA
- the era gene encoding GTPase Era, whose translation MGFQAGFIAVVGKPNVGKSTLVNELIGQKLSITSHRPQTTRHRIHAIDTTDQYQMVFVDTPGVHIGNKKAINAYMNRAASSSIKDVDMILWLVEVGKWTKEDARVLEHVSQVDVPVIMCINKIDKLSSPQAVLPFLEKIAEKYQPTDLFPLSAFQKKDTTALRALILKHLPEQEMIFDADYVTDRSEKFVVAEFIREKLMRHLDDELPYDLTVEIEQYELDGNMQRIAARIFVEKESQKNIVIGNKGEMLKTIGTEARQSIEGFLERKVFLRLWVKVSIGWSDSKRSLASLGYD comes from the coding sequence ATGGGATTTCAGGCAGGATTTATTGCCGTTGTTGGCAAGCCCAATGTTGGTAAATCAACTTTGGTTAATGAGTTGATTGGACAAAAGTTATCAATTACTTCTCATCGCCCGCAAACAACGCGCCACCGCATTCATGCGATTGATACAACGGACCAATATCAAATGGTCTTTGTCGATACGCCAGGGGTGCATATTGGCAATAAAAAAGCTATTAATGCCTATATGAACCGTGCAGCAAGTTCTAGCATTAAAGATGTGGATATGATCTTATGGCTAGTGGAAGTGGGTAAGTGGACCAAAGAAGATGCACGTGTTCTGGAGCATGTCTCACAAGTGGATGTGCCGGTGATTATGTGTATTAATAAAATTGATAAATTATCCTCTCCTCAAGCAGTTCTACCTTTTTTAGAAAAAATTGCAGAAAAATATCAGCCGACTGATTTATTCCCGCTCTCAGCATTTCAAAAGAAAGATACAACTGCATTGAGAGCTTTAATCTTGAAACATTTACCCGAGCAAGAGATGATTTTTGATGCGGATTATGTCACTGACCGCTCAGAAAAATTTGTCGTTGCAGAGTTTATCCGTGAAAAACTCATGCGTCATTTAGATGATGAGTTGCCATACGATTTAACAGTGGAAATCGAGCAGTATGAGTTAGACGGCAATATGCAGCGCATTGCCGCACGTATTTTTGTTGAGAAAGAATCACAGAAAAACATTGTTATTGGTAATAAGGGTGAAATGCTGAAAACAATTGGCACCGAAGCACGACAAAGTATTGAAGGATTTTTAGAACGTAAAGTCTTTTTAAGGCTTTGGGTTAAGGTGTCCATCGGCTGGTCCGATTCTAAGCGCTCACTGGCTTCATTAGGTTATGACTAA
- the ubiG gene encoding bifunctional 2-polyprenyl-6-hydroxyphenol methylase/3-demethylubiquinol 3-O-methyltransferase UbiG, whose translation MSNVDFNEVDKFAALASRWWDKNSEFKPLHDINPLRLNYIKERCSNTLANKKILDVGCGGGILSEAMASEGATVTGIDMAEAGLEVAKLHLLESGLEVDYQKIPVEELAKTHAGQFDVVTCLEMLEHVPDPSSIIKACAALVKPGGQVFLSTINRNAKSYLFAIIGAEYVLKLLPQGTHDWDKFIQPSEMDDYSRQADLALKGMIGMTYNPFTKVYKLEDDVSVNYLCHYSK comes from the coding sequence ATGAGCAATGTAGACTTTAACGAGGTTGATAAATTCGCCGCACTTGCTTCTCGCTGGTGGGATAAAAACTCAGAATTTAAACCACTACATGACATTAACCCACTACGCCTTAACTACATCAAAGAGCGCTGTAGCAACACCCTAGCTAACAAAAAGATTTTAGATGTAGGCTGTGGCGGTGGCATTTTAAGTGAGGCGATGGCAAGCGAAGGTGCAACAGTAACTGGCATTGACATGGCTGAAGCGGGACTTGAAGTGGCCAAGCTACACCTATTAGAATCTGGACTAGAAGTTGATTACCAAAAAATCCCAGTAGAAGAGTTGGCTAAAACTCATGCTGGTCAATTTGATGTGGTGACATGTTTGGAGATGTTAGAGCATGTACCTGATCCAAGCTCTATTATTAAAGCTTGTGCTGCGTTAGTTAAGCCTGGTGGACAAGTATTTTTGTCCACCATTAATCGCAATGCCAAATCTTATTTATTTGCCATTATTGGCGCTGAATATGTTCTTAAGCTTTTGCCTCAAGGCACTCACGATTGGGATAAATTTATTCAACCTAGCGAAATGGACGACTATTCAAGACAAGCTGATTTAGCCCTTAAAGGCATGATTGGCATGACTTATAATCCTTTTACTAAGGTATACAAGCTAGAAGATGACGTCAGCGTTAACTACTTGTGCCACTATTCAAAATAA